The Ruania halotolerans genome contains the following window.
GAGCGGTTCGACTGAGCAGAGTCGCCCGATCAGGCAAGCCCACTCGAGCGGGCGGGGTCGTTCATTCAGGCGGGGTCGCGCGGTTCGCCGAGTCTCGCATCCAGCAGTACAGCCGTGCCACCGGTCGGCACCGGCTCCCAGGTGATCGTTCCGTCCAGTTCAGTGGCCACCAGGGTCCGCACGATCTGGGTGCCGAGACCGTTCATCGCGATCTCCTTCTCCATCCCACGCCCGTCATCGGCGACCCGCACCCGAAGTTTGTGACCGGTACGTTCGGCGTCGATCGTGACCGTGCCACCGATCCCGGCAAGCCCATGCTCCACGGCATTGGTGACTAGTTCGGTCAAGACCACGGCGAGCGCCGTCGCATCGGTGGCCGGCACTCGGCCGAACTTGCCATTGCGCACGGTCTTGACGGGGCTCTCCCCGGAGGCGACATCGGCGGCCAGGCGTAGCGTGCGTCCGAAGACCTCGTCGAAGTCGACCACCTCGTCGATGGTCTGGGAGAGCGCCTCGTGCACGGTGGCGATGGTGGCAACCCGCCGCATCGCCTCCTCCAGTGCTGACCGGGCATCGGTGGAGTCCGTGCGCCGGGCCTGCAGGCGCAGCAGCGCGGCCACGGTCTGCAGGTTGTTCTTCACCCGGTGATGGATCTCCCGGATCGTGGCGTCCTTGGTGAGGAGCTCACGTTCGCGGCGACGCAGTTCTGAGACGTCCCGCACCAACAGCACGGCGCCCACGCGCTGGCCGTACTCAGTCACTGGCAGTGCCCGCAATGACAGGCTCACGCCGCGTGCTTCCATATCGGTACGCCACGCAGCTCGGCCCATCACCACCAGGGGCAGGGATTCGTCCACTGGGGTGTTCATCTCCACCAGCGGGGTGACCACCTCGGCGAGAGTCCGGCCGACGATCTCATCGGTCACGCCGAGTCGGTGGAAGGCACTCAGCGCATTCGGGCTGCCATAGAGCACCTCGCCCTCGCTGTTCAGCCGGATCAGGCCATCACCCACCCGCGGTGCGCCGCGGCGTGGCCCGGTGGCCGCATTCGCCAGCGGAAACTCGCCGCGGGCGATCATTCCGCAGATCTCATCCGCGGACTCCACGTAGTTGAGCTCAAGTCGGCTCGGGGTGCGGCTGGCCCCGAGATAGGTCTCCCGGGCGATCACGGCAAGGGTGCGACCGGCCCGGACCACCGGGATGGTCTCCTCCCGGATGGCGAAGGTCCCGTTCCACCGCGCCTCCCGGGCGCGGTTCACCGACTGCGCGTCTCGAGCGGTGCGCAGCGTGGCCCGCAGGCCGGGCGGAACCCGGCGGCCCACCACGTCGTCGTGGTGCACGGTGGCGCCGGTGGAGGGGCGGGCGTGCGCGATGGCGACGAAATCGTCATCCTTCGTGGGCAACCACAGCACCAGGTCGGCGAAGGCCAGGTCGGAGATCACCTGCCAGTCACCGACGAGGAGGTGCAGCCACTCGGCGTCCTGAGGCGCGAGGTCGCTGTGCTGGTCGATCAGATCACCCATCGTGGACACGCGGACCACCCTACGGCCCACCCGGGCAGATCCCGCATTCGAGGGTCAGCGGCGCAGCGCCTTGCGCGCAAGGGTGTTTCCCAGCCACTGCACAGCGTGCACGATCACGATGATCACGAGCACCACCATCGCGGTGACGGCCCAGTCGAACTGGCGGTACCCGTACGCGATGGCGAATTCACCGAGACCACCGGCGCCGAGATACCCGGCGATCGCGGAGGCATCCAGGACCGCCACGAACAAGAACGTGAATCCGAGGATCAGCGGGGCGAGCGCCTCCGGGATCAGCACCGTGGCGATGATCCGGAGCGGCCCCGCACCCATGGCCCGCGCCGCTTCGACCACACCCGGGTCGATCCCCAGCAAGTTCTGCTCCACCAGCCGGGCGAACACGAACGTCGCCATGAACGAGAGCGCGAACGTGAACGGCTCGATGCCGATGGTGCTCCCGGTCACGAGCCTGTTCAGCGGTCCGATCGCCGCAAGGAAGATGATGAACGGGATCGGGCGCACGATATTCACCGCCACATTCAGCACCCCGAAGACGACCCTGTTGGCGAGCAGATTTCCGGGGCGGAACAGGTAGAGGCCGAGACCGATCGCCAAACCGCACAGTCCACCCGCTGCCATGGCGATCAGCACGATGTATGCCGTCTCACCGGCGGCCGCGATCAGCAGCGGGGTGAGCCGCTCCCAGTCCATCAGCTGCTCCTCCCATCACCGATCGGGAAGTACGGCGAACCGCCCCCGAACAGCCCCGATCCGGGCCGCCTCGTCCTGGGGCGTGGCATTGCAGGCGGCTCGTCCGGCGTCCCGCCGTCGGATGAGCCCTGAGGAGGTGCGATGGACGGGTCCTCGTGCGGATCCGACGCCGTGCCCAGGTCCACCACATCGGAGAAGCCGCGCAACGCCGTCACCCCCCGCTGGATGCGGGCCCGTTCACCGGTGAGCTCCAGGGTAAGCGAGCCGTACGGGCGCTGCGCGACCTCGGTGATCCCGCCGAAAACCACCGTGGAGTCGACTCCAACCTCGCGCAACACCTGATTCATCGTGGCCGTGGAGTGCCCGGCATCGTCCACGCCCACCGTCACCAACCGGCCCGGATGCCGCGCCCGCAGACGTTCCAGCACGTCCGCCGCCGGGCGGTCCTTGAGTGCCGAGGCCACGAATCGGCGACTCACCACGTGCTGCGGAGCGGAGAAGACCCGGTAGGTGTCATCCAACTCGACCACCCGGCCGTGTTCCATCACCGCCACGCGATCGCAGAGGGAGCGCACCACATCCATCTCGTGGGTGATCACCACGACCGTGATGCCCAGCTCCGTGTTCACCCGCCGCAACAGCGCCAGCACGTCTTGCGTGGTCTCCGGGTCGAGCGCACTGGTGCACTCATCGGCGAGTAGGATGCGCGGATTCGTGGCCAGCGCTCGGGCGATGCCCACCCGCTGCTTCTGACCGCCAGAGAGCTTGGCCGGGTAGACGTGCGCCTTGTCCGAGATTCCGACGAACTCCAGCAACTCGGCCACTCGCGCGGCCCGCTCGGCCTTCGGCCAGCCGGCCACCTCCAGCGGGTAGGAAACGTTCTTTGCCACGGTCCGCGAGCCGAGCAGGTTGAACTGCTGGAAGATCATCCCGATTCCGGCGCGGACCTGCCGCAACCGAGACTCAGCCAGCGTAGTCAGATCCACTCCGTCGACCACCACCGAGCCGGAGGTGGCTGGCTCCAGGGCGTTGATGAGCCGGACCAGGGTGCTCTTGCCTGCGCCGGAGTACCCGATCACACCGAAGATCTCGCCTTCGGTGATGTCGAAGGTGACACCATCCACCGCGTGGACGTCACCGCTGCGTGCGGTGAACACCTTGCTCGCCTCTCGCAAAGCGATGATCGGTTCACTCATTCGGTCTCCTCGAGCCCGCTGCGCTGGCCGGGTGAGTCACCCGGCCAGCAGTGTGGCAGTCGTGTCATTACTCGGAGAAGTCGCTCTCGATCTGGGCGAGGATCTCCTGTAGTTCGTCGGCCGGGTTGTCGACGAACACCGCACTCTCACCCGAGGACTCGAAGGCCGCTTCCTCCACTTCCGGGGTGTGGTAGAGCTCCACAAGCTGGGCAAAGGTCTCATTCTCGGCCTCGTCGGCACTGGACACCCAGATGTTGATGTACGGCGCCGCGGCGTCCGAGGCCGGGTCATCGGAGAAGATCGCATCCTCGGCCACCAAGCCGGCATCAGCCACGAAGTCGTTGTTGATGATGGAGGCGGCCACGTCCTGCAGGGCCAGGGCCGTCTGCGCTGCGTCCACGGGTGTCACGCTCACGCGGGACTCGGCGGCGATCACGTCGGCCGGTGTGGAGAAGGCGCTACCGCCACCGTCGAGGGTGAGCAGGCCCGCCTCCTGCAACACGAGGAGCGCACGTGCCTGGTTGGTCTCATCGTTCGGGATGGCGATCTCGGAGCCTTCCGGGATCTCGTCCACGTTCGCGTGCTCCAGCGAGAACAAGCTCAGCGGGTACACGGCGGTGGCGCCGATCGGGGTGAGGTCACTGTCAGTGTTCACGTTGTACTTGGCCAGGAACTGCAGGTGCTGAAACTGGTTCAGGTCCAGGTCGCCGTCGGTCAGGCCCTGGTTCGGGAGCTGGTAGTCGGAGAAGTTCACCATCTCCACGGTGATCCCCTCGTCGGCGGCGGCGGCCTCAAAGACTTCCCACTGCGGTTCTGCGGAATTGACCACACCAATACGGATGGGATCGTCCTCGGAACCGGAAGCTGCGCCGTCGGCGGCATCGGCACCGCCACAGGCGGCGAGGGTGAGGGCCGCAGTGGCGGCCAGAGCGGTGGCGCCGAGGTGGCGGCGGGACAGCGTGGACATAGGTGAACCTTTCCGAGGTGGGGGCATGAGCGAGGCGGGAGGCAGGCGTGTGCCTCCGTGGCCGCAGCGCGGCGAGATCAACGTCTCCGGCAGCGGGGCTGTTCAGCCCTGCATTCGCCCGGCGGCACGAACAGCCGGGACACGAGCGGTACGGGAGAACGGAGCCATGGCCCACATCTTCGCTGCCGAGCCAACGGTCGGCCCAATCGACCGGGTTCACGTCCACACTCTGGGACAACCCTAGATCTGGTGCGGCGGTGCAGGCAGGTCCATCGTTGCCAAGCGGATCGGGTCGACCAGCGCTACGACGTCTGCGATCCGGCCCTCAACCACAGTGCAGGCCATCACGCTGATCGGTTGACCGCCCCGTCCCCAGGTGAGGATTCCCGGCTCACCGTTGACCAGCACCCGGCGCGCGATCACCGCGGCACGGCGTCCGCGCTGAGCCGCCTCCACGACGTCGGCGGCGCCGAGATGCTCGATCGTGCCGCGCGGGGTGTAGGAACGCCACGTCACCTCGGGGTCGAGCACTTTCAACAATCCCTCGAAGTCCCCCTCGCGCGCGGCCGCGAGGAAGGCATCGACCACCTCCCTCTGTTCCTGGCGCTTCGCAGTGGATCTCGGTGCGCCGCGCACCTTCCGCCGCGCGCGACTGGCCAGCATCTTGGCGGCATCGGTGGACTTGCCGAGGATCTGGCCGATCTCAACGAATGACACTGCGAAGACGTCGTGCAGGACGAAAGCCAGACGTTCGTCGGGCCGCAGCGTCTCCAGGACCACCAGCAGTGCCACGCCCACCGAGTCCGCCAGAACCGCACTCTCCTCGGGCGTGTCGTCGGCATCCTCGGTGACGACAAACTCCGGGAGCTGGGCATCGTAGGACGCCTCCTGCTTGGCTTGACGCGAGCGCAGCACATCGAGGCAGACCCGGCCCACGACCGTGGTCAGCCACCCCCCAAGGTTGTCGATGGTGTGGGCGTCCTGACGGGCCAGCCGCAGCCATGCCTCCTGCACGGCGTCTTCAGCGTCGGCCCGGGACCCGAGCATCCGGTGGGCCATCGCAATCAGGCGCTCGCGCTCACGCTCGAACGCCTGGGTCGGGACAGCGTCGGGAGTCATGACAGTTACCTTCCGTGGCCGAGATCCGTCATGGATATGACGAGCCCGCGAGGGCTGAGGTAACACCAAGGAGGATATATGCACACCGCTCTGTGGATCGTGGCCGGGGTACTGGCCGCTGCCTATCTGTTCGGCGGCGGCAGTCAACTACTGATGACGAAGGAGAAATACCGCTCCTTCGGCCGAAGCCAGCACTGGGTCGACGAGTTCAGCGCCGGCCACATCAAGGCCATCGGCGCGATCAAGATCGTGGGTGCGCTGGGATTGGTCCTGCCCGCAGCGGTCGGCATCGCGCCGTTCCTGGTCCCCATCGCAGCAACCGGGCTGATGCTGGTGATGGCCGGTGCAGCGACGACGCGGTTCCGTCGCAGCGAGTGGACGTACCTCGTCGGCGACCTGGTCTACCTGTCCCTGTTCGCTTTCGTGGCCTGGGGCCGCTTTGTGCTTGTGCCGTTCGGCTCGTGAGTTGGGCCGGACTCAGATCGCGCGGCTCAGGCTGCGCCGCAGCAGCAGCGACCCCAGGAGGAGGGCTCCGGCGGCGAAACCTGCGAGCACGCCCAGGTACGGGAGGATCTCCACCAACCCAGCGTCGTGTCGTTGCACCTCGGCGAACGCTCGGTATCCCCACCCATGAGGGGTGAACGAGCTGACCGTACGCAGGGCGTCCGGGAAGAGCTCCTGCGGGAACATGCACCCGCCGAGCGCCGCCAGCACCAGGGAGACTCCCACCCCGAGCCCGCTGGCCGCGCCCTCGTTGTCGAGCAGCGAACCGATCACCATCGCGAACCCGGCGGCCACCACGGCGAATACCGCCACCACCGTCAGGGCGACCGGCAGACTTCCCCAGGTCACTCCGAACAGCAGGGACGTGCCGGCCATCACGTACGCGCCCTGGAAAGCAGCGATCGTCCACCTGCCGAGAGCCTGTCCAGCCACCACGCTTCCCGTGCCCACCGGTGCCGCCAAAGTGCGCGCGATCACGCCGCCGCGGCGTGCCTCGATCAGCGTGCCGGAGCCGGCCAGTGCCGCCATGAACACGAACAGCAGCACCTGCGAGGCCGCGCCAACGTCGAAGCCTGTGGCTCCGGCGAACGCCTGGCTGATCCCGCTGGTGTCCTCCACCTCAACCTGAAGCGAAGGCACCGTACTCTCGGCAGTCTCAAGCGCCTGTTCGGCCGTCTCCGGTGCCGCACCGGCGTCCTCCAGCGACGCCACCTGCGCACGGGTCGCGGCCAATTCGTTCAATGCGGTCTGCACCCGTTGCGCAGCAGTCTGCGCCCCATTGGTGGAGGCCTGGATCACCTCCACCTGCACCGGATCTCCGCCCTCATAGGCGGCCACGTCATCAGCCGAGATGACGATGGCCACATCGGCCCGCCCCCTGGCGAGCGCCTCACCGGCTTCCTCAGCCCCGGACGGATCCACCGTCACATCGGCAGCCGTGAGTGCAGCCTCCAGGTCCTGACCAAGAGTGGACTCCGTCTCGGTCAGCAACACCCGCCCGTTGCTCGCCCCTCCACCGAACTGCACGCCGATCACCACCACCAGCAGCAGCGGGAAGACAAAGGTGAAGAAGATGTTCGACCTGTCCCGCATGAACCTGCGCAACTCCACACCCGCGATTGCACCAACGATCCTCATCGCGATGCCCCCCGGTCCGGAATCAGCCGGGAGGCCAGCAGGCACACCGCGGCGAAGGCAAGCAACGTCAGCACCGGCACGGTCAGATCGGCCAGTTCTCCGCCGCCTGCGGTGATCCCGAGCCCGCGGGTGAACGCGGCGATCGGATTCGCGTCGAGCACCGCACCTGCCGCGCCACTCGCGGCGATCGGGAAGAACGCTCCACCGGACATCCCGAGCACCAGCGCGAGGATGGTCTGCACGATGTTCGCCTGCTCGGCCGTGCGGGCGAGGCGAACCACGATGAAGGTCAACGAGGTCGCAGCCGCCACCGCGCAGCACACGAGCACGGCCACGGCGCCCGCCGCACCGAAAGAGACCCCGAACAGCAAGGACCCGGCCGTCAGCAGCACTGCAGTTGCCAGCACCCCGAGCACGAACGAGGCGAGCGCCTTGGCGATCACGATCGAGCCGGGCGGTATGGGCATCGATCGCAGCCGGGCCAGCGTGCCGTTCTCCCGTTCGGCCACCATGGAAAGCACCCCGAAACCGACCGTGAACATCAAGAACAGTCCGGCCTGCCCGGCGATCAGCGCCCCACCTGCGCTGAGTTGCTGGTCGGAGGCCTGCCCGGGCTGGGCCGTGATCGCACCAGCTGCGTCCAACTCGTTCTGCGCCAGCTCGCCGGCTATCTCAGGGCCCAATCCTGCCTCGACGGCCGCGGCGGCGGTGACGCTACGCGCCCGCAGTTCGCCGAGCAGCCCGTCGGTGATGGCGATCAGCACGTTCGTGGAAAGGCCTGCGCCGTCGCCGGTGACCATCCGCACCGAATGCCCGGTACCTGAGCGCAGGTCCTCGGTCAGCCCGGGCGGGATGATCAGTCCTACATCTGCCTCACCGGCGTCCACCGCGGCACGCGGGTCCTCGGAGTCGGTGGCGCTCACCTGGAACGCGCTCAGTCCGGTCAAGCTCGAGACCACCACCCCGGCGAGTTCGTCGTCAGGGTCCACGGAGACGGCCATCGACACCGGTTCCAGTTCAATGTCATCGGCGCCCGTAGGAATGACCAGGTTCAGCACCGACATCAACGCCAACGGCACTGCGAGGGAGAAGATCAACACCGACTTGTCCCGCAGCCGCTGTTTCAGGTCCTTGACGACCATCGTCCATACTGCACGCATCGATCAGTCCCGCAACGCCTTGCCGGTGAGGTGCAAGAAGACCTGTTCCAGGTCCGGCCGGGTGATCTCGACGTCCGCCAGCTCGAGATGGGCACTGGCCGCCGTCACGATGGCCGCGAGCGCCGACGGCGCGTCCGTGACGGTCACCAGCAGATCAGCGGTGCCGGCGTCGGCACGCTCCACACCGCGCACCTGTGCCACGGCGGCGGCCGCCGCGTTCAGATCGCCGGCCCCGGCCAGGCGCACCTGGTCGGAGGAGCCGACGAGACGGATCAGCTCGGATCGGGTGCCGGCCGCCTGGATCCGCCCCGAGTCAATGATCGCGATCCGGTCACAGAGGCGCTCGGCCTCCTCCATGTAGTGCGTCGTGTACAGCACCGCCATCCCCTCACCGGAGAGCGCCTCCACGGATTCGAGGATGGCGTTGCGCGACTGCGGATCAACTCCGACGGTGGGTTCGTCGAGGATGAGCAGCGAGGGGCGGTGCAGCAGCCCGACGGCGATGTTCAGCCGCCGCTTCATCCCACCGGAGTATTCCTTCACCGGATCCTTGGCCCTGTCGGCGAGGCCGACGACGTCCAGCACCTCATCCACGCGGCGCTTCAGGTCCGCTCCTCGCAGCCCCTGCAGAGTTCCGAAGTAGCGCAGGTTCTCCCGGCCCTTCAGATCCGCGTACAGAGCGAGGTCCTGTGGGACCAGTCCGATGTGGCGTTTCACTCCGACGGCGGCCGGACCGATCCGCTCGCCCGCCACCTCGATCGTGCCACGATCTGGCGCAAGGAGCCCGGCAATCATCGTGATCGTGGTGGTCTTGCCGGCGCCGTTGGGTCCGAGCAGCCCGAAAGTCTCCCCGGCGCGGATGGTGAGGGAAACGCCGTCGACGGCTTTGAGGTCACCAAAAGTACGTTCGACGTCGGTGACGACGAGCACATCCTGGACCGCCGTCGTCGTTGTGGTCCCGGGCCGGTCGCCCACCTGGTGAGCCGCCATGAAGGTCCCCTTCTCGTTCGCTGGGATCATCCTGGCACAGTGCGTGCCCACCCCCGGAACCGGGCAACGGCGGGTGCACCGGTCAGCGCACGTATCTCGTAGCCGGCGGCGGCGCCCCCGCAAAGTCCCACCGGGTGCCCGTGGTGGC
Protein-coding sequences here:
- a CDS encoding sensor histidine kinase, with amino-acid sequence MGDLIDQHSDLAPQDAEWLHLLVGDWQVISDLAFADLVLWLPTKDDDFVAIAHARPSTGATVHHDDVVGRRVPPGLRATLRTARDAQSVNRAREARWNGTFAIREETIPVVRAGRTLAVIARETYLGASRTPSRLELNYVESADEICGMIARGEFPLANAATGPRRGAPRVGDGLIRLNSEGEVLYGSPNALSAFHRLGVTDEIVGRTLAEVVTPLVEMNTPVDESLPLVVMGRAAWRTDMEARGVSLSLRALPVTEYGQRVGAVLLVRDVSELRRRERELLTKDATIREIHHRVKNNLQTVAALLRLQARRTDSTDARSALEEAMRRVATIATVHEALSQTIDEVVDFDEVFGRTLRLAADVASGESPVKTVRNGKFGRVPATDATALAVVLTELVTNAVEHGLAGIGGTVTIDAERTGHKLRVRVADDGRGMEKEIAMNGLGTQIVRTLVATELDGTITWEPVPTGGTAVLLDARLGEPRDPA
- a CDS encoding methionine ABC transporter permease, with the protein product MDWERLTPLLIAAAGETAYIVLIAMAAGGLCGLAIGLGLYLFRPGNLLANRVVFGVLNVAVNIVRPIPFIIFLAAIGPLNRLVTGSTIGIEPFTFALSFMATFVFARLVEQNLLGIDPGVVEAARAMGAGPLRIIATVLIPEALAPLILGFTFLFVAVLDASAIAGYLGAGGLGEFAIAYGYRQFDWAVTAMVVLVIIVIVHAVQWLGNTLARKALRR
- a CDS encoding methionine ABC transporter ATP-binding protein, translating into MSEPIIALREASKVFTARSGDVHAVDGVTFDITEGEIFGVIGYSGAGKSTLVRLINALEPATSGSVVVDGVDLTTLAESRLRQVRAGIGMIFQQFNLLGSRTVAKNVSYPLEVAGWPKAERAARVAELLEFVGISDKAHVYPAKLSGGQKQRVGIARALATNPRILLADECTSALDPETTQDVLALLRRVNTELGITVVVITHEMDVVRSLCDRVAVMEHGRVVELDDTYRVFSAPQHVVSRRFVASALKDRPAADVLERLRARHPGRLVTVGVDDAGHSTATMNQVLREVGVDSTVVFGGITEVAQRPYGSLTLELTGERARIQRGVTALRGFSDVVDLGTASDPHEDPSIAPPQGSSDGGTPDEPPAMPRPRTRRPGSGLFGGGSPYFPIGDGRSS
- a CDS encoding MetQ/NlpA family ABC transporter substrate-binding protein, whose translation is MSTLSRRHLGATALAATAALTLAACGGADAADGAASGSEDDPIRIGVVNSAEPQWEVFEAAAADEGITVEMVNFSDYQLPNQGLTDGDLDLNQFQHLQFLAKYNVNTDSDLTPIGATAVYPLSLFSLEHANVDEIPEGSEIAIPNDETNQARALLVLQEAGLLTLDGGGSAFSTPADVIAAESRVSVTPVDAAQTALALQDVAASIINNDFVADAGLVAEDAIFSDDPASDAAAPYINIWVSSADEAENETFAQLVELYHTPEVEEAAFESSGESAVFVDNPADELQEILAQIESDFSE
- a CDS encoding sigma-70 family RNA polymerase sigma factor is translated as MTPDAVPTQAFERERERLIAMAHRMLGSRADAEDAVQEAWLRLARQDAHTIDNLGGWLTTVVGRVCLDVLRSRQAKQEASYDAQLPEFVVTEDADDTPEESAVLADSVGVALLVVLETLRPDERLAFVLHDVFAVSFVEIGQILGKSTDAAKMLASRARRKVRGAPRSTAKRQEQREVVDAFLAAAREGDFEGLLKVLDPEVTWRSYTPRGTIEHLGAADVVEAAQRGRRAAVIARRVLVNGEPGILTWGRGGQPISVMACTVVEGRIADVVALVDPIRLATMDLPAPPHQI
- a CDS encoding DoxX family protein; amino-acid sequence: MHTALWIVAGVLAAAYLFGGGSQLLMTKEKYRSFGRSQHWVDEFSAGHIKAIGAIKIVGALGLVLPAAVGIAPFLVPIAATGLMLVMAGAATTRFRRSEWTYLVGDLVYLSLFAFVAWGRFVLVPFGS
- a CDS encoding ABC transporter permease, with translation MRIVGAIAGVELRRFMRDRSNIFFTFVFPLLLVVVIGVQFGGGASNGRVLLTETESTLGQDLEAALTAADVTVDPSGAEEAGEALARGRADVAIVISADDVAAYEGGDPVQVEVIQASTNGAQTAAQRVQTALNELAATRAQVASLEDAGAAPETAEQALETAESTVPSLQVEVEDTSGISQAFAGATGFDVGAASQVLLFVFMAALAGSGTLIEARRGGVIARTLAAPVGTGSVVAGQALGRWTIAAFQGAYVMAGTSLLFGVTWGSLPVALTVVAVFAVVAAGFAMVIGSLLDNEGAASGLGVGVSLVLAALGGCMFPQELFPDALRTVSSFTPHGWGYRAFAEVQRHDAGLVEILPYLGVLAGFAAGALLLGSLLLRRSLSRAI
- a CDS encoding ABC transporter permease codes for the protein MVVKDLKQRLRDKSVLIFSLAVPLALMSVLNLVIPTGADDIELEPVSMAVSVDPDDELAGVVVSSLTGLSAFQVSATDSEDPRAAVDAGEADVGLIIPPGLTEDLRSGTGHSVRMVTGDGAGLSTNVLIAITDGLLGELRARSVTAAAAVEAGLGPEIAGELAQNELDAAGAITAQPGQASDQQLSAGGALIAGQAGLFLMFTVGFGVLSMVAERENGTLARLRSMPIPPGSIVIAKALASFVLGVLATAVLLTAGSLLFGVSFGAAGAVAVLVCCAVAAATSLTFIVVRLARTAEQANIVQTILALVLGMSGGAFFPIAASGAAGAVLDANPIAAFTRGLGITAGGGELADLTVPVLTLLAFAAVCLLASRLIPDRGASR
- a CDS encoding ABC transporter ATP-binding protein, with product MIPANEKGTFMAAHQVGDRPGTTTTTAVQDVLVVTDVERTFGDLKAVDGVSLTIRAGETFGLLGPNGAGKTTTITMIAGLLAPDRGTIEVAGERIGPAAVGVKRHIGLVPQDLALYADLKGRENLRYFGTLQGLRGADLKRRVDEVLDVVGLADRAKDPVKEYSGGMKRRLNIAVGLLHRPSLLILDEPTVGVDPQSRNAILESVEALSGEGMAVLYTTHYMEEAERLCDRIAIIDSGRIQAAGTRSELIRLVGSSDQVRLAGAGDLNAAAAAVAQVRGVERADAGTADLLVTVTDAPSALAAIVTAASAHLELADVEITRPDLEQVFLHLTGKALRD